A genomic region of Caulobacter vibrioides contains the following coding sequences:
- a CDS encoding CC_3452 family protein: protein MKLRSLAAVAALSVSMFAGSAFADGRIAAALDAPVAAKTKVVAGGAVFVCEGAECVSAQAPSRALTAAACKALAKEVGRVSAFGGETKSLDADDLTRCNASAKVAAK from the coding sequence ATGAAGCTCCGTTCGCTGGCGGCTGTCGCCGCCCTGTCTGTTTCCATGTTCGCGGGTTCGGCCTTCGCCGACGGTCGCATCGCCGCTGCGCTGGATGCGCCTGTCGCGGCCAAGACCAAGGTCGTCGCCGGCGGCGCTGTCTTTGTCTGCGAGGGCGCCGAGTGCGTCTCGGCTCAAGCCCCCTCGCGAGCCCTCACTGCGGCCGCCTGCAAGGCGCTCGCCAAGGAAGTGGGCCGCGTCTCGGCCTTCGGCGGCGAAACCAAGTCGCTGGACGCTGACGACCTGACCCGCTGCAACGCCTCGGCCAAGGTCGCGGCTAAGTAG